A portion of the Podospora pseudoanserina strain CBS 124.78 chromosome 2, whole genome shotgun sequence genome contains these proteins:
- a CDS encoding hypothetical protein (COG:O; EggNog:ENOG503P0UY) — protein MSSEETKVVATPEPGEQCDVKHLKRSYVDGSNNPVVTEGNSDPVKKEEDTKHQSFALVSTQNFDKNNNRTNTTLLINSKHILAALTRVVRYYPDQDEEFDKPSELTSPFNLLYHHRKELSEEAFRVGGDGALHLNLLLSYLDKQKWAEAETLTTRENPVITFDLLWFVFKPGDLLYRMVNGEPALYWLVSVCYNETPTTGDPWKNLELECLYQAHDGKKTGVVRESIKIYEHQEFAGDTPEKITSLSVFPLKYHKDREGIKERLVKRGQRYLELVQKQGQAYHYEGLCRRLKTPPGGSYFSSEEKFIGVWLPETATGRVVLDCSTFMEDNPFHRVNVSNWSISKVQWLKQESLDKTTDGFDDPTLLCLPYVYGYSLDMRCWCMFSVDKVKTTDWKHKDFDSVVLPDGYRKIITSLVKSHKFASYTRDETALKGKGLIFVLHGPPGTGKTRTAEAISETTSKPLLLFPTGELGGDLRSIQSELRRLVRYGTAWKAILLIDEADVFLESRQVDGHVSLERNALVAVFLRQLEYFQGIIFLTSNRAQMFDPAVKSRINVMLHYPSPDKETRKMLWAQRLGPILKLKSLPKCELDLDSATETLSEYEMNGREISNAVNSALTIAKADTLTLYMDHLRSVAKIWKDSQEKSIEVGPVVDAVQEIKRIPSISEVLRTLKIPLWVWKLFVSAFLAGALFQGSLKIFKARIRWRGRRAHR, from the exons ATGTCTTCCGAGGAGACTAAGGTGGTTGCCACGCCTGAACCCGGCGAGCAGTGCGATGTCAAACACCTCAAACGCAGCTATGTGGATGGAAGCAATAACCCGGTGGTTACCGAGGGTAACTCAGATCCGGTCAAAAAGGAGGAAGACACAAAACATCAGTCATTTGCCCTAGTGTCGACACAAAACTTCGATAAGAACAACAATCGCACCAATACAACGCTTTTGATCAATTCCAAGCACATACTCGCCGCTCTCACAAGGGTAGTTCGTTACTATCCCGACCAAGACGAGGAATTCGACAAACCCTCTGAGCTGACATCACCATTCAATCTTCTCTATCATCATCGCAAGGAGCTTTCTGAGGAAGCTTTTAGGGTAGGCGGTGACGGTgccctccatctcaaccttctcctgAGCTACCTTGACAAGCAGAAGTGGGCTGAGGCTGAGACACTCACAACTCGAGAGAATCCTGTCATCACATTTGATCTACTTTGGTTCGTTTTTAAACCCGGCGACTTGCTATACAGGATGGTAAACGGCGAGCCTGCTTTGTACTGGCTTGTGAGCGTGTGCTATAACGAAACTCCAACAACAGGAGATCCATGGAAAAACCTCGAGCTTGAGTGTCTATATCAAGCACACGACGGAAAGAAAACGGGTGTGGTGCGGGAAAGTATCAAAATATACGAACACCAGGAATTTGCGGGCGATACCCCCGAGAAGATTACAAGCCTTTCAGTCTTTCCGCTAAAGTATCACAAAGACAGAGAAGGAATAAAAGAACGCCTTGTGAAGCGCGGACAACGATATTTGGAGCTTGTGCAAAAGCAGGGCCAAGCATATCATTACGAAGGTCTATGCAGAAGGCTTAAAACACCTCCTGGGGGCTCATACTTTTCCAGTGAAGAAAAATTTATTGGCGTCTGGCTCCCAGAAACA GCTACCGGAAGAGTCGTCTTAGACTGTTCAACATTCATGGAAGATAATCCTTTCCACCGCGTCAATGTTTCCAATTGGAGCATCTCAAAAG TCCAGTGGCTGAAGCAAGAGAGTCTAGACAAAACAACCGATGGCTTCGATGATCCTACACTACTCTGTCTGCCATATGTCTATGGGTATTCTCTGGACATGCGATGCTGGTGTATGTTCTCTGTAGACAAGGTGAAGACGACCGACTGGAAACATAAAGACTTTGATTCGGTTGTCCTTCCGGATGGATATAGGAAGATCATCACATCACTTGTTAAAAGTCACAAATTCGCCAGTTATACCCGAGATGAGACTGCCCTCAAAGGCAAGGGTCTGATATTTGTTTTGCATGGCCCTCCTGGGACTGGCAAAACAAGAACAGCTG AAGCAATTTCCGAGACAACCTCAAAGCCGCTCTTGCTATTCCCAACCGGAGAACTCGGGGGTGATCTGAGAAGCATTCAGTCAGAGCTGAGGCGGCTAGTTAGATACGGAACTGCATGGAAGGCCATTCTACTCATTGATGAGGCGGATGTATTTCTGGAATCCAGACAGGTTGACGGACATGTGTCGTTGGAGCGTAATGCTCTCGTAGCAG TTTTCTTGAGGCAGCTCGAGTATTTCCAGGGCATCATATTTCTGACCTCCAACCGCGCCCAAATGTTCGATCCCGCAGTCAAGTCCCGCATCAACGTTATGCTACATTACCCCTCGCCCGACAAAGAAACGCGAAAGATGTTGTGGGCACAACGGCTAGGACCAATATTGAAACTCAAATCCTTGCCAAAATGCGAACTGGATCTAGATTCAGCAACAGAGACACTGTCGGAGTATGAGATGAACGGTCGGGAGATCTCAAATGCTGTCAACTCGGCTTTGACCATAGCCAAAGCTGATACGCTCACCCTTTACATGGACCACCTTCGGTCTGTGGCGAAAATATGGAAAGACTCACAGGAAAAGAGCATCGAAGTGGGACCAGTTGTGGACGCAGTCCAGGAGATCAAAAGGATTCCGTCTATCAGTGAGGTTCTTAGGACACTTAAAATCCCGCTTTGGGTCTGGAAACTATTCGTTTCAGCATTCCTAGCTGGCGCTCTATTTCAAGGGTCCCTTAAAATCTTTAAGGCAAGGATAAGGTGGCGAGGGCGTCGAGCTCACAGGTGA